In Megalopta genalis isolate 19385.01 chromosome 17, iyMegGena1_principal, whole genome shotgun sequence, a single genomic region encodes these proteins:
- the LOC117229882 gene encoding cysteine sulfinic acid decarboxylase, translated as MEGSRSTDGTSFELLSRLLEILREENAFNESGDEPVVRFVQPEELRNRMPMDLDEEPATKEEIETAVRQTIRYSVKTTSPHFHNQLYAGIEVYGLAGSWLTDVLNTSQYTYEVSPVFTLMERQVIGKSLKLFGYPQFPEGDGIFCPGGSISAMYGMAVARFNKFPDVKRKGLAGLPPLACFTSEAGHYSITKGAHWLGLGTDHVYKVETDELGRMRPDKLSSAIAEARKQGNVPFFVNATCGTTVLGSFDPLPEIAAICKKEDLWLHVDACLGGTLLLSEKYRARLKGVELSNSVAWNPHKMLGAPFQCSMFLTKGKNLMHETNCAGAKYLFQQDKHYDVSWDTGDKSLQCGRKVDTLKLWLMWKARGTRGLRESVDTAMHAAEYFFERIKNREGFRLVLPSYECCNICFWYVPPSMRGQEETQDWWNKLYRITAKIKELMMLDGSLMIGYTPLTYKNHGNFFRMVVTCQPPKTEASMDFAIDKLEQLARDL; from the exons ATGGAAGGATCACGATCCACCGACGGAACGTCGTTCGAGCTGTTGAGCCGGCTACTGGAGATCCTGCGGGAGGAAAATGCGTTTAACGAGTCGGGAGATGAGCCCGTGGTGCGGTTCGTGCAGCCGGAGGAGCTTAGG AATCGGATGCCGATGGACTTGGACGAGGAACCAGCCACCAAGGAGGAGATCGAGACTGCCGTGCGACAGACCATCAGGTACTCTGTAAAAACGACCAGCCCGCATTTCCACAATCAACTGTACGCCGGCATCGAAGTGTACGGCTTGGCGGGTTCCTGGTTGACGGACGTACTCAATACGAGCCA GTACACGTATGAGGTGTCCCCGGTGTTCACATTGATGGAACGTCAAGTGATCGGAAAGTCGCTGAAACTGTTCGGCTACCCTCAGTTTCCGGAAGGCGACGGCATCTTCTGTCCCGGTGGAAGCATCTCCGCCATGTACGGGATGGCGGTCGCGCGGTTCAACAAGTTTCCGGACGTAAAACGGAAGGGTCTCGCGGGTCTGCCGCCGCTGGCGTGCTTCACCAGCGAGGCTGGCCATTATTCGATCACGAAGGGAGCTCACTGGCTCGGATTGGGAACCGATCACGTCTACAAGGTTGAGACCGACGAGTTGGGTCGCATGCGACCCGACAAGCTGAGCTCCGCCATCGCGGAAGCCAGGAAACAGGGAAACGTGCCGTTCTTCGTGAACGCCACCTGCGGAACGACGGTCCTCGGCTCGTTCGATCCGCTGCCCGAAATCGCCGCGATCTGCAAAAAAGAGGATCTATGGTTGCACGTCGAC GCCTGTCTCGGCGGTACGCTGCTGCTGTCGGAAAAGTACCGGGCGCGGCTAAAGGGGGTCGAGCT CTCGAATTCCGTGGCGTGGAATCCGCACAAGATGCTCGGCGCCCCGTTCCAGTGCTCGATGTTCCTGACCAAGGGTAAGAATCTGATGCACGAGACGAATTGCGCGGGGGCAAAGTAccttttccagcaggacaagcACTACGACGTATCGTGGGACACGGGCGACAAGAGcttgcagtgcggaagaaag GTGGATACTCTGAAACTGTGGCTGATGTGGAAGGCGCGAGGCACCAGGGGTCTTCGCGAATCCGTCGACACAGCCATGCACGCCGCCGAATACTTCTTCGAGCGCATCAAGAACCGCGAAGGATTTCGGCTGGTTCTCCCCAGCTACGAGTGCTGCAACATCTGCTTCTG GTACGTGCCGCCGAGCATGCGCGGCCAAGAGGAAACGCAGGATTGGTGGAACAAGTTATACAGGATTACTGCCAAGATCAAGGAGCTCATGATGCTGGATGGCTCGTTGATGATCGGCTACACGCCGCTCACCTATAAAAATCACGGGAACTTCTTCCGTATGGTCGTCACTTGCCAACCCCCTAAAACGGAAGCTTCGATGGACTTCGCGATCGACAAGCTCGAACAATTGGCTCGTGATTTGTGA
- the LOC117229879 gene encoding uncharacterized protein LOC117229879: MSRAIQVLLLFLLLSTTTIRRYLALPWSETTSDCVVPNSNVERLTAAEAEPGSESGMRAGAVVEGSDLSIFLEELEGRLSRLERRLRAVEQPVWQMGAAEEDWEICAEGPCRCQPEIKSVSCWRQELLDLPAAQLVPKDVLKLDLAGNRLTALHRDTFLDMTRLNHLDLSDNSIEHLPLNLFFSLQAVTHLRLSKNLLRELHRSQFFSMRNLRMLDASSNRLRTLPESLFLSTNLLVLLDLSCNRISTLTVGTFRGLSTLEELLLGKNRLSSLPNDLFGDLASLRFLSLEDNRLKALPDQVFRGQASLRELNVRGNNLAEISAELLVPLEQLHSLEMSNNKISRIHLTAFHGLKALKDLQLGHNRIRNVTPGLFSTLSSLERLVLYANGIERLTHGAFRGLSNLTSLFLHSNHLRILHPELFQDTPNLRKLQLESNYLSSLPARILDPVASIEQLRLARNPWHCDCAVSYLATWLQKRYRSRENATANSSESESFAAWEFGAGAVCRGPGTLGGKMLMRLSIYELCEGQWASMRGLVPRLPIDHIGHGSAASNTTESSDKPSAQDSTSSPA, translated from the exons ATGAGCCGCGCGATACAGGTTCTTCTACTCTTTCTGCTCCTCTCGACGACGACGATCCGGCGCTACCTCGCGTTGCCGTGGTCCGAAACGACCAGCGATTGCGTCGTTCCGAATTCGAACGTCGAACGATTGACGGCGGCGGAGGCGGAGCCGGGATCGGAATCGGGAATGCGCGCAGGAGCTGTGGTCGAGGGCAGCGATCTCTCGATTTTCTTAGAGGAACTCGAGGGCCGACTGTCGCGACTCGAGAGAAGATTGAGAGCAGTCGAGCAACCCG TTTGGCAGATGGGCGCTGCCGAGGAAGACTGGGAGATTTGCGCCGAAGGGCCGTGTCGATGTCAGCCCGAGATCAAGTCGGTGTCCTGCTGGAGGCAAGAGCTGTTGGACCTTCCGGCCGCACAGCTCGTTCCGAAGGATGTGTTGAAATT GGATCTGGCCGGGAACCGACTGACGGCGCTTCACAGAGACACCTTTTTGGACATGACAAGACTGAATCATCT AGATCTCAGCGACAACTCGATCGAACACCTCCCGTTGAACTTGTTCTTCTCGCTGCAAGCAGTCACGCACCTGAGATTGAGCAAAAATTTACTGAGGGAGCTGCACCGTTCTCAGTTCTTCAGCATGCGTAATCTTCGGATGCT GGACGCTTCCTCGAACAGGCTGCGAACGCTGCCGGAAAGCCTCTTCTTGAGCACCAACCTGCTGGTGTTGCTCGATCTATCGTGCAATCGGATCTCGACGCTCACGGTAGGTACGTTTCGCGGATTGTCGACGCTGGAGGAACTGCTTTTAGGGAAGAACCGGCTCTCGTCGTTGCCGAACGATCTCTTCGGGGATCTGGCGAGTCTCAGGTTCCTCAGTCTGGAGGACAATCGACTGAAGGCGTTGCCCGATCAAGTTTTCCGCGGACAGGCGTCGCTTCGGGAACTGAACGTGAGAGGAAATAATCTCGCCGAGATATCCGCCGAATTGTTGGTCCCGCTGGAGCAGCTGCACTCCCTAGAAATGTCCAACAACAAAATCTCACGG ATACACCTGACCGCTTTCCACGGTCTTAAGGCACTCAAAGATCTTCAGCTGGGCCACAATCGAATACGAAACGTGACACCGGGTCTGTTCTCGACCTTGAGCTCGCTGGAGCGACTGGTGCTGTACGCGAACGGCATCGAAAGGCTGACGCACGGCGCGTTCCGCGGCCTCTCGAATTTAACGTCTCTGTTTCTGCACTCGAATCATCTCAGGATCCTGCATCCGGAGCTGTTCCAGGACACGCCGAACCTTCGGAAATT ACAGCTGGAGTCAAATTATCTGTCCTCGCTACCGGCTCGGATCTTGGACCCGGTAGCGTCCATTGAGCAGCTTCGTCTCGCTCGAAATCCGTGGCACTGCGACTGCGCCGTCTCTTACTTGGCTACGTGGCTGCAGAAACGATATCGTTCCCGAGAGAACGCCACCGCGAACTCGTCCGAGAGCGAAAGTTTCGCCGCATGGGAATTCGGAGCCGGAGCAGTATGCAGGGGGCCCGGCACTCTGGGCGGCAAGATGCTGATGCGCCTGTCGATCTACGAGCTCTGCGAGGGCCAATGGGCCTCGATGAGGGGCCTGGTACCGCGATTGCCTATAGACCACATCGGCCACGGGTCAGCAGCTAGCAACACTACCGAATCCTCGGACAAACCGTCGGCGCAAGACTCCACTTCGTCGCCGGCTTAA
- the LOC117229885 gene encoding uncharacterized protein LOC117229885 isoform X1, with product MMVSAGKDSRVFRACGALLIVFGLASGSDLAQSPSPSIEYNEGNATVVKLEKTIGTVIDEGKQPLARDVVTSAPTIASKSVKGVGWKIGRASSHRDSYLEALSHSRTSSDPREGVVSADGTGPAQRRKEYAGPVYTGKDSEIGATHPRIVYGSPDRDTFSMVPSNSYSLPTRGSADFAGFQNAYGQSQSYPQSYPQSQPPRATYGAPSHSYPPTSYEYLPPQQGEGRAYGPPAPTYGVPHGSSETPSFVLPTIDFSWPFALKLNAFTLAKILLKLVIFKMIVKFIAVICLLLFIPKLEIKKKGNKPMNNNDDDDDDDDEGRRSLDGNPRFWRRLNELAAFASDALGEYESLNNVDRSETVSRSSRGQLLGETWHDYSRLLHSYALEEMRYARAKS from the exons ATGATGGTGTCGGCCGGCAAGGACTCGCGGGTTTTTCGCGCATGTGGCGCGTTGCTGATCGTTTTCGGGCTTGCGAGCGGCAGCGATCTCGCGCAGAGCCCCTCGCCGTCGATCGAGTACAACGAAGGGAACGCGACCGTGGTCAAGCTGGAGAAGACGATCGGGACGGTGATCGACGAAGGGAAACAGCCCCTTGCGAGGGACGTTGTAACGTCGGCGCCGACGATCGCGTCGAAATCGGTCAAGGGCGTCGGTTGGAAAATCGGTCGGGCGAGCTCGCATCGAGACAGCTATTTGGAGGCGTTGAGCCATTCTCGCACCAGCTCGGATCCTCGAGAGGGTGTCGTGTCGGCGGACGGAACGGGACCTGCTCAGCGCAGGAAGGAGTACGCGGGTCCCGTTTACACGGGTAAGGATTCCGAAATCGGTGCGACCCATCCACGGATCGTTTACGGTTCGCCGGACCGGGACACCTTCTCGATGGTGCCCAGCAATTCGTACAGCCTTCCCACCAGAGGATCCGCGGACTTCGCCGGGTTCCAAAACGCTTACGGGCAATCGCAATCGTACCCGCAATCGTACCCGCAATCGCAACCACCCCGAGCAACCTACGGCGCACCGAGCCACAGCTACCCTCCGACGTCCTACGAATACTTGCCGCCGCAGCAAGGTGAGGGAAGAG CTTATGGACCACCGGCGCCCACCTATGGGGTGCCCCACGGATCGTCCGAAACTCCATCGTTCGTGCTACCAACGATAGACTTCTCCTGGCCGTTCGCGCTCAAGCTGAATGCCTTCACTTTGGCCAAGATTCTGCTAAAGTTGGTGATCTTCAAGATGATCGTCAAGTTCATAGCCGTGATATGCCTGCTGCTCTTTATTCCGAAGCTCGAGATCAAGAAGAAAGGAAACAAACCgatgaacaacaacgacgacgacgacgacgacgatgacgaggGTCGACGATCGCTCGATG GTAATCCGAGGTTTTGGAGACGACTGAACGAGCTGGCTGCGTTCGCGAGCGACGCGCTCGGGGAGTACGAGAGTTTGAACAACGTGGATCGATCAGAGACAGTGTCCCGAAGCTCGCGGGGACAACTTCTCGGCGAAACCTGGCACGACTACTCTCGCCTGCTGCATAGCTACGCGTTGGAAGAAATGCGATACGCGCGTGCGAAATCGTAG
- the LOC117229885 gene encoding uncharacterized protein LOC117229885 isoform X2: MMVSAGKDSRVFRACGALLIVFGLASGSDLAQSPSPSIEYNEGNATVVKLEKTIGTVIDEGKQPLARDVVTSAPTIASKSVKGVGWKIGRASSHRDSYLEALSHSRTSSDPREGVVSADGTGPAQRRKEYAGPVYTGKDSEIGATHPRIVYGSPDRDTFSMVPSNSYSLPTRGSADFAGFQNAYGQSQSYPQSYPQSQPPRATYGAPSHSYPPTSYEYLPPQQAYGPPAPTYGVPHGSSETPSFVLPTIDFSWPFALKLNAFTLAKILLKLVIFKMIVKFIAVICLLLFIPKLEIKKKGNKPMNNNDDDDDDDDEGRRSLDGNPRFWRRLNELAAFASDALGEYESLNNVDRSETVSRSSRGQLLGETWHDYSRLLHSYALEEMRYARAKS; this comes from the exons ATGATGGTGTCGGCCGGCAAGGACTCGCGGGTTTTTCGCGCATGTGGCGCGTTGCTGATCGTTTTCGGGCTTGCGAGCGGCAGCGATCTCGCGCAGAGCCCCTCGCCGTCGATCGAGTACAACGAAGGGAACGCGACCGTGGTCAAGCTGGAGAAGACGATCGGGACGGTGATCGACGAAGGGAAACAGCCCCTTGCGAGGGACGTTGTAACGTCGGCGCCGACGATCGCGTCGAAATCGGTCAAGGGCGTCGGTTGGAAAATCGGTCGGGCGAGCTCGCATCGAGACAGCTATTTGGAGGCGTTGAGCCATTCTCGCACCAGCTCGGATCCTCGAGAGGGTGTCGTGTCGGCGGACGGAACGGGACCTGCTCAGCGCAGGAAGGAGTACGCGGGTCCCGTTTACACGGGTAAGGATTCCGAAATCGGTGCGACCCATCCACGGATCGTTTACGGTTCGCCGGACCGGGACACCTTCTCGATGGTGCCCAGCAATTCGTACAGCCTTCCCACCAGAGGATCCGCGGACTTCGCCGGGTTCCAAAACGCTTACGGGCAATCGCAATCGTACCCGCAATCGTACCCGCAATCGCAACCACCCCGAGCAACCTACGGCGCACCGAGCCACAGCTACCCTCCGACGTCCTACGAATACTTGCCGCCGCAGCAAG CTTATGGACCACCGGCGCCCACCTATGGGGTGCCCCACGGATCGTCCGAAACTCCATCGTTCGTGCTACCAACGATAGACTTCTCCTGGCCGTTCGCGCTCAAGCTGAATGCCTTCACTTTGGCCAAGATTCTGCTAAAGTTGGTGATCTTCAAGATGATCGTCAAGTTCATAGCCGTGATATGCCTGCTGCTCTTTATTCCGAAGCTCGAGATCAAGAAGAAAGGAAACAAACCgatgaacaacaacgacgacgacgacgacgacgatgacgaggGTCGACGATCGCTCGATG GTAATCCGAGGTTTTGGAGACGACTGAACGAGCTGGCTGCGTTCGCGAGCGACGCGCTCGGGGAGTACGAGAGTTTGAACAACGTGGATCGATCAGAGACAGTGTCCCGAAGCTCGCGGGGACAACTTCTCGGCGAAACCTGGCACGACTACTCTCGCCTGCTGCATAGCTACGCGTTGGAAGAAATGCGATACGCGCGTGCGAAATCGTAG